In a single window of the Arachis hypogaea cultivar Tifrunner chromosome 6, arahy.Tifrunner.gnm2.J5K5, whole genome shotgun sequence genome:
- the LOC112757825 gene encoding protein FAR1-RELATED SEQUENCE 5-like — protein sequence MGVVVKLRTCSTLQRNGTFKDTGDIDIVISMFRFVAGKQQVYQGKKEVAQLLPIDFDRSFNSEGKDSVGSASNDSRGHYSASDDEYDDDDYLECNEGRESGEKMVGGADDGNGWGDANDAAEVGLRRPVVATDFLGKEFATEDDAYAAYKEFAKSRGFGVRKGDIARVNGVLIRRDFFCHRQGTRHAKHYDRPERVREERLESRTDCKAKLKIYYDMQHSVWRVRTIVDEHNHELAPAVFARLIRSHRKMSDGDKAQVDSLKQFGIATSKIMAYMAGQSGGYGMLRFTKRDLYNYVHGQRVARICDGDAAATISYLEGKANADMRTVARYTRTSDNRLGSLIWADGEMITDYHLFGDVLAFDSTYRSNKYKKPLVVFSGSNHHKQTSIFGFVLLKDEEVRTYRWVLLNLLDVMGQKNPCVVVTDGDKAMRTAIAEVMPTATHRLCGWHLEKNCVQRVKDPEFRKVFRKAIYANFEISEFEEYWKASVESLGLEDNSWVKSTYESSESWAMAYLRGTFCAGYRTTSRCEGINAFVKGFLKSTDSILELVHSLDRVVKDYRNNEVIAQFHSTYYSSVLTTGLDSIERFASKVYTRAVFREVKKQIKAVATLLFRAKDSISTTTVYTFSRMGKPNRTHKVLVDPNEGKIECECSMWNSEGIPCSHIFCAMKYEGFEEIPPGLVLRRWSKDAKDCRLTAADSKDGSEGRLLRYGALCGAMSLVAQLGSEDAAEFVVARDGIASLTKTLQQRFVDKVGSKLGLSPVSGIEDPVVSKTKGAPRKGKECVPISQGERTPKRRRCTNCGEASHTKRTCTWHPGEGVAGNDDAGGPSYMEHDSQDAAAPCATPEARHCHTNEVSKRFPFRFENHRVMLFG from the exons ATGGGGGTTGTTGTGAAACTAAGGACTTGTAGCACACTACAAAGAAATGGTACTTTCAAAGACACTGGAGACATAGATATTGTAATTTCAATGTTTCGCTTCGTAGCGGGAAAACAACAAGTATATCAAGGAAAGAAG GAGGTTGCCCAGTTGTTGCCAATAGATTTCGATCGTTCGTTTAACAGTGAGGGTAAAGACTCGGTCGGGAGTGCCTCCAATGATAGTCGCGGACATTATTCTGCAAGTGATGATGAATACGACGACGACGATTACCTGGAGTGCAATGAAGGCCGCGAAAGCGGAGAGAAAATGGTAGGTGGTGCCGATGATGGTAATGGGTGGGGTGATGCGAATGATGCGGCAGAGGTTGGTCTCCGCCGGCCAGTAGTTGCTACGGACTTTTTGGGAAAAGAGTTTGCAACGGAGGATGATGCTTATGCTGCCTACAAGGAATTCGCTAAGTCAAGGGGTTTCGGAGTTCGGAAGGGAGACATAGCTCGTGTGAATGGGGTGTTGATTAGGAGAGACTTTTTTTGCCATCGACAAGGCACAAGACATGCTAAGCACTACGACCGTCCTGAGCGAGTAAGGGAGGAGAGGCTGGAGAGTCGCACGGACTGTAAGGCAAAGTTGAAGATTTACTATGATATGCAGCATAGTGTGTGGAGGGTCAGGACCATCGTGGACGAACACAACCACGAGCTTGCCCCGGCAGTGTTCGCACGTCTCATTCGTAGTCATCGGAAGATGAGTGACGGTGACAAGGCGCAGGTGGATAGTTTGAAGCAGTTTGGGATCGCCACGTCGAAAATAATGGCTTACATGGCGGGGCAATCTGGTGGGTATGGCATGCTCAGATTCACAAAACGGGATCTCTATAATTATGTTCATGGGCAAAGGGTTGCACGAATATGCGACGGCGACGCCGCCGCGACTATCAGCTACTTGGAGGGTAAGGCAAATGCTGACATGAGGACCGTGGCCCGTTACACACGGACCTCGGACAATCGTTTAGGAAGCCTAATTTGGGCCGACGGTGAGATGATCACGGATTATCATCTATTTGGTGACGTGTTGGCCTTTGATTCGACGTACCGATCTAACAAGTACAAGAAACCACTGGTGGTTTTTTCTGGGTCAAATCACCACAAACAGACATCAATATTTGGATTCGTATTGCTGAAGGATGAAGAGGTCCGCACCTATAGGTGGGTCTTGCTGAACCTGCTCGATGTTATGGGGCAAAAAAATCCTTGTGTAGTGGTGACCGACGGGGACAAGGCGATGCGCACTGCAATTGCGGAGGTGATGCCGACGGCGACACATAGACTATGTGGTTGGCACTTGGAGAAGAATTGCGTCCAGAGGGTGAAAGATCCTGAATTTCGCAAGGTGTTTAGGAAAGCAATTTATGCTAACTTTGAAATCAGCGAGTTTGAGGAGTACTGGAAGGCATCTGTCGAGTCACTTGGCCTAGAGGACAACAGTTGGGTTAAGTCCACGTATGAATCTAGTGAAAGTTGGGCAATGGCGTACCTTAGGGGAACATTTTGCGCAGGATACAGGACGACCTCAAGATGTGAAGGGATAAATGCTTTTGTTAAGGGCTTCCTTAAATCAACTGATAGCATTCTGGAGCTTGTGCATAGTTTGGATCGTGTTGTAAAGGACTATCGGAATAATGAAGTAATTGCCCAATTCCACTCCACCTACTATAGTTCGGTGCTGACCACCGGCCTTGATTCGATCGAGCGGTTTGCATCGAAGGTGTATACAAGAGCAGTATTCAGAGAAGTGAAGAAACAAATTAAGGCTGTGGCAACGCTATTGTTTCGGGCCAAGGACAGCATCAGCACAACAACTGTGTACACATTCTCGCGAATGGGAAAACCTAATAGAACACACAAGGTATTGGTTGACCCGAACGAGGGAAAAATAGAGTGTGAGTGTTCGATGTGGAACAGTGAAGGGATTCCCTGCAGTCATATCTTTTGTGCGATGAAGTACGAGGGTTTCGAAGAAATACCACCCGGTCTTGTTTTGAGAAGATGGAGCAAGGATGCAAAGGATTGTAGATTGACCGCTGCGGATAGTAAAGATGGTTCTGAAGGCCGTTTGCTTCGATATGGTGCTCTATGTGGGGCAATGAGTTTAGTTGCACAGCTTGGGTCGGAAGATGCTGCAGAGTTTGTTGTGGCTAGGGATGGAATTGCTAGTCTCACCAAAACGCTTCAGCAGAGATTCGTTGACAAGGTTGGCAGCAAACTTGGTCTATCGCCGGTGTCAGGAATCGAAGACCCCGTCGTATCGAAGACAAAAGGGGCACCGAGGAAGGGAAAGGAGTGTGTACCGATTAGCCAGGGAGAGAGGACGCCGAAGAGACGACGTTGTACCAACTGTGGGGAAGCCAGTCACACCAAGAGGACTTGCACGTGGCATCCGGGAGAGGGGGTTGCAGGCAATGATGATGCAGGCGGTCCAAGTTACATGGAGCATGATTCGCAAGATGCTGCTGCCCCTTGCGCAACACCAGAGGCACGTCATTGTCACACAAACGAGGTAAGTAAGCGGTTTCCATTTAGATTCGAAAATCATAGGGTGATGTTGTTTGGTTAA